Proteins encoded in a region of the Bactrocera tryoni isolate S06 chromosome 4, CSIRO_BtryS06_freeze2, whole genome shotgun sequence genome:
- the LOC120774078 gene encoding restin homolog isoform X2, with translation METSCPHCRFHNPQTHKLYIDFDETATDIKLNEIKEQLDLTEKSRSELQLQLDVTESNISGIQILLSQAEDKILDLEYKNDYLKAQNDSREQAIAKAAEESQEFLVKIDSLEDTLKEVLLEREKLALEMEKRVSECTSLNDANNKLETLVKRNENFLSNTRKQYEAVESALKVKIEQLKDELITKSALIQQLENRIREIGSNNQNSQQYSDQREIQQHNTTEIIIQKLKLEKELEQTLDKVVELENNHIRDIEFLNFEIDSLKADNERKDNEIANRKEEHAKMMTRLTSLGSKATEMALRKRIELLNTKLEETRSELESSLKNSAELNHVISKIKAGSKVVEGATSSVVNYSSAIQPQNTTASSTNQISEKCNENTSVVIRGICDSDIKNPLADTVLMLTEIMKLPCTASDIKDVFKLNNTFKLRNNMQKDKTTLVVTFTTLNMKIKFLVNKSKLRNKALIVSAFVNNETNELFHYAKSLKSLGYHVFCKNNNVFARVGDNSQIIKINSKLEVDNITKNSNQQISENHKMSLTGAKHESLIHKKDEDKDAQFSAEECDEEFYRK, from the exons AT ggaGACAAGCTGCCCACATTGTAGATTTCACAATCCACAGACCCATAAGTTATACATCGATTTCGACGAAACTGCAAccgatataaaattaaatgaaatcaagGAGCAATTAGATTTAACTGAGAAATCAAGAAGTGAACTACAATTACAACTAGATGTGACTGAAAGCAATATTTCTGGTATTCAAATACTTCTTTCTCAGGCAGAGGACAAAATATTGGATCTCGAATACAAAAATGATTATTTGAAAGCCCAAAACGATAGCAGAGAGCAAGCAATTGCAAAAGCTGCGGAAGAATCTCAGgagtttttagttaaaatagaTAGTTTGGAGGACACTCTTAAAGAAGTACTATTAGAAAGGGAAAAATTAGCATTAGAAATGGAAAAAAGAGTTTCAGAATGTACAAGTTTAAATGATGCAAATAATAAGCTGGAGACGTTGGTTAAACGTAATGAAAACTTTCTTAGCAACACTCGCAAACAGTATGAAGCAGTAGAAAGCGCACTTAAAGTAAAAATAGAGCAGTTAAAAGACGAACTAATTACCAAAAGTGCATTAATACAACAGCTAGAGAATAGAATAAGAGAGATTGGAAGTAATAACCAGAATTCCCAACAATATTCAGATCAGCGAGAAATCCAACAACACAATACTACTgaaataattatacaaaaactaaaattggaAAAAGAATTAGAACAAACTTTAGATAAAGTTGTCGAGTTGGAAAACAACCACATCAGAGATAtagagtttttaaattttgaaattgatagTTTAAAAGCTGATAATGAGAGAAAGGATAACGAGATTGCAAATAGAAAAGAAGAGCATGCGAAGATGATGACCAGACTTACTTCACTGGGCTCAAAAGCAACAGAAATGGCCCTTCGTAAGCGAATTGAACTTTTAAATACTAAATTAGAAGAGACGCGTAGTGAACTCGAGAGCTCACTTAAAAATTCTGCTGAATTGAACCACGTTATCTCAAAGATAAAAGCTGGCAGTAAAGTTGTAGAGGGTGCTACCTCCAGTGTGGTAAATTATTCTTCTGCTATCCAACCCCAAAACACCACTGCCTCCTCAACGAACCAAATCTCAGAGAAGTGTAATGAAAATACAAGTGTTGTTATTAGAGGTATTTGTGACAGCGATATTAAAAATCCCCTGGCTGATACAGTGTTAATGCTTacagaaattatgaaattaccgTGCACGGCTTCAGATATTAAAGATGTATTCAAACTCAATAACACATTTAAATTGAGAAATAATATGCAGAAAGATAAAACAACTTTAGTTGTAACTTTCACAACTCTtaacatgaaaataaaatttttggtaaacaaatcaAAGTTAAGAAACAAAGCTCTAATAGTTTCAGCATTCGTTAACAATGAAACAAACGAACTTTTTCATtatgcaaaatcattaaaatcctTGGGTTACcatgttttttgtaaaaataataatgtattcGCCAGAGTCGGGGACAAttctcaaataataaaaattaacagtaAATTAGAAGTTGACaatattaccaaaaattcaaatcaGCAAATAAGCGAAAATCATAAAATGTCATTAACGGGAGCTAAACATGAAAgtttaatacataaaaaagaTGAAGATAAAGATGCACAATTCTCTGCTGAAGAATGTGATGAAGAATTTTACCgcaaatga
- the LOC120774078 gene encoding restin homolog isoform X1, giving the protein MPGLSCVICSEVYKNSDVICSTSCGHVFHFHCLQQWQSRETSCPHCRFHNPQTHKLYIDFDETATDIKLNEIKEQLDLTEKSRSELQLQLDVTESNISGIQILLSQAEDKILDLEYKNDYLKAQNDSREQAIAKAAEESQEFLVKIDSLEDTLKEVLLEREKLALEMEKRVSECTSLNDANNKLETLVKRNENFLSNTRKQYEAVESALKVKIEQLKDELITKSALIQQLENRIREIGSNNQNSQQYSDQREIQQHNTTEIIIQKLKLEKELEQTLDKVVELENNHIRDIEFLNFEIDSLKADNERKDNEIANRKEEHAKMMTRLTSLGSKATEMALRKRIELLNTKLEETRSELESSLKNSAELNHVISKIKAGSKVVEGATSSVVNYSSAIQPQNTTASSTNQISEKCNENTSVVIRGICDSDIKNPLADTVLMLTEIMKLPCTASDIKDVFKLNNTFKLRNNMQKDKTTLVVTFTTLNMKIKFLVNKSKLRNKALIVSAFVNNETNELFHYAKSLKSLGYHVFCKNNNVFARVGDNSQIIKINSKLEVDNITKNSNQQISENHKMSLTGAKHESLIHKKDEDKDAQFSAEECDEEFYRK; this is encoded by the coding sequence ggaGACAAGCTGCCCACATTGTAGATTTCACAATCCACAGACCCATAAGTTATACATCGATTTCGACGAAACTGCAAccgatataaaattaaatgaaatcaagGAGCAATTAGATTTAACTGAGAAATCAAGAAGTGAACTACAATTACAACTAGATGTGACTGAAAGCAATATTTCTGGTATTCAAATACTTCTTTCTCAGGCAGAGGACAAAATATTGGATCTCGAATACAAAAATGATTATTTGAAAGCCCAAAACGATAGCAGAGAGCAAGCAATTGCAAAAGCTGCGGAAGAATCTCAGgagtttttagttaaaatagaTAGTTTGGAGGACACTCTTAAAGAAGTACTATTAGAAAGGGAAAAATTAGCATTAGAAATGGAAAAAAGAGTTTCAGAATGTACAAGTTTAAATGATGCAAATAATAAGCTGGAGACGTTGGTTAAACGTAATGAAAACTTTCTTAGCAACACTCGCAAACAGTATGAAGCAGTAGAAAGCGCACTTAAAGTAAAAATAGAGCAGTTAAAAGACGAACTAATTACCAAAAGTGCATTAATACAACAGCTAGAGAATAGAATAAGAGAGATTGGAAGTAATAACCAGAATTCCCAACAATATTCAGATCAGCGAGAAATCCAACAACACAATACTACTgaaataattatacaaaaactaaaattggaAAAAGAATTAGAACAAACTTTAGATAAAGTTGTCGAGTTGGAAAACAACCACATCAGAGATAtagagtttttaaattttgaaattgatagTTTAAAAGCTGATAATGAGAGAAAGGATAACGAGATTGCAAATAGAAAAGAAGAGCATGCGAAGATGATGACCAGACTTACTTCACTGGGCTCAAAAGCAACAGAAATGGCCCTTCGTAAGCGAATTGAACTTTTAAATACTAAATTAGAAGAGACGCGTAGTGAACTCGAGAGCTCACTTAAAAATTCTGCTGAATTGAACCACGTTATCTCAAAGATAAAAGCTGGCAGTAAAGTTGTAGAGGGTGCTACCTCCAGTGTGGTAAATTATTCTTCTGCTATCCAACCCCAAAACACCACTGCCTCCTCAACGAACCAAATCTCAGAGAAGTGTAATGAAAATACAAGTGTTGTTATTAGAGGTATTTGTGACAGCGATATTAAAAATCCCCTGGCTGATACAGTGTTAATGCTTacagaaattatgaaattaccgTGCACGGCTTCAGATATTAAAGATGTATTCAAACTCAATAACACATTTAAATTGAGAAATAATATGCAGAAAGATAAAACAACTTTAGTTGTAACTTTCACAACTCTtaacatgaaaataaaatttttggtaaacaaatcaAAGTTAAGAAACAAAGCTCTAATAGTTTCAGCATTCGTTAACAATGAAACAAACGAACTTTTTCATtatgcaaaatcattaaaatcctTGGGTTACcatgttttttgtaaaaataataatgtattcGCCAGAGTCGGGGACAAttctcaaataataaaaattaacagtaAATTAGAAGTTGACaatattaccaaaaattcaaatcaGCAAATAAGCGAAAATCATAAAATGTCATTAACGGGAGCTAAACATGAAAgtttaatacataaaaaagaTGAAGATAAAGATGCACAATTCTCTGCTGAAGAATGTGATGAAGAATTTTACCgcaaatga
- the LOC120774080 gene encoding protein ultraspiracle: MDGGEQEQSFRLGPLSPQEVKPDISILNENNTGGYSPKSASPVSFGVIGLQSMNMTNAGSVAATVASHNPNQIQLGTPQQQQQYPPNHPLSGSKHLCSICGDRASGKHYGVYSCEGCKGFFKRTVRKDLTYACREDRNCIIDKRQRNRCQYCRYQKCLACGMKREAVQEERQRGTRSQNVRSSDDFNPSSSVRDLTIERIIDAEQKSEQLSGDNAIPFLRVGPNSMVQPDYKGAVSHLCQMVNKQLYQMVEYARKMPHFAELQREDQVLLLKAGWNELLIANVAWCSIDSLDSDYATSGGHDTSSGRRSPIRQPQQLFLNHNFSYHRNSAIKAGVATIFDRILSELSVKMKRLNIDRSELSCLKAIILFNPDIRGLKGRNDIEVCREQVYACLDEHCRTEHPGDDSRFAQLLLRLPALRSISLKCLDHLFFFRIMGDKQLDQLFCEQLDAPMC, encoded by the coding sequence ATGGACGGTGGCGAACAGGAGCAGAGTTTCCGTTTAGGACCACTATCACCACAAGAAGTGAAACCAGACATTTCTATATTGAATGAAAACAATACTGGTGGATACTCACCAAAATCAGcaagtcctgtttcttttgggGTAATAGGTTTGCAATCAATGAATATGACAAATGCTGGCTCAGTAGCAGCGACAGTGGCGAGCCATAATCCTAACCAGATACAACTTGGTAcaccacaacagcaacagcaatatcCTCCAAATCACCCATTAAGTGGATCTAAACATTTGTGTTCCATTTGTGGTGATAGGGCAAGTGGAAAACATTACGGTGTTTACAGCTGTGAAGGATGTAAAGGATTTTTTAAACGTACAGTAAGAAAGGATTTGACTTACGCTTGTCGTGAAGATAGAAATTGTATCATCGATAAAAGACAACGTAATCGTTGTCAATATTGCCGGTATCAAAAATGCCTGGCGTGTGGAATGAAGCGCGAAGCTGTTCAAGAAGAAAGACAACGTGGCACAAGGTCACAAAACGTACGTTCGAGCGATGATTTTAATCCTAGTAGTTCTGTTCGTGATTTAACAATAGAACGTATTATTGACGCAGAACAGAAAAGTGAACAACTTAGCGGAGATAATGCTATACCATTCCTTCGGGTTGGACCAAATTCCATGGTACAACCTGATTATAAAGGAGCTGTTTCACATCTTTGTCAAATGGTAAATAAGCAACTTTATCAAATGGTTGAATATGCCCGGAAAATGCCACATTTTGCAGAATTGCAGCGTGAAGATCAGGTGCTTTTGCTCAAAGCAGGCTGGAATGAATTACTCATAGCAAACGTGGCATGGTGTAGTATTGATTCATTGGATTCTGATTACGCTACATCTGGAGGTCATGATACTTCGTCCGGGAGGCGTTCTCCTATACGTCAACCCCAGCAACTTTTTCTTAACCATAATTTTTCTTATCATCGGAACAGCGCAATAAAAGCAGGTGTGGCAACTATTTTTGACAGAATTTTATCAGAACTTAGCGTTAAAATGAAGCGGCTGAACATTGATCGCTCCGAATTATCATGCTTAAAAGCTATTATTCTGTTTAATCCTGACATACGTGGTTTAAAAGGACGAAATGATATAGAAGTTTGTAGAGAACAAGTTTATGCTTGCCTTGATGAACACTGTCGTACAGAACATCCCGGAGATGATAGCCGATTTGCACAACTTTTACTTCGGTTGCCGGCACTACGATCCATTAGCCTTAAGTGTTTGGatcatttgtttttctttagaaTTATGGGTGACAAACAGTTAGATCAACTTTTCTGTGAACAGCTTGACGCACCAATGTGTTAG